Proteins encoded in a region of the Methanobrevibacter sp. genome:
- a CDS encoding DUF2120 family protein yields the protein MKKAYEIAGEVMGFFESFKGSRPAIDNERILIVRGRSRKVVPIAELESKLQEVGEILNAKELDATSEKISEILEVGDKNIKQSEVTTNDLDNKGFIRMKEELESMGLVVAYKVFELPKYDLVIAIWEDKNEIPPLYVEVTVSERD from the coding sequence ATGAAAAAAGCTTATGAAATTGCAGGAGAAGTAATGGGATTTTTTGAATCATTCAAAGGATCAAGACCTGCAATAGATAATGAAAGGATATTAATTGTTAGAGGCAGATCTAGAAAAGTAGTTCCTATAGCTGAACTTGAATCCAAACTTCAGGAAGTTGGCGAAATACTCAATGCAAAAGAACTGGATGCCACCTCTGAAAAAATTTCAGAAATTCTCGAAGTTGGAGACAAAAACATTAAACAAAGTGAAGTAACAACTAATGACCTAGATAACAAAGGATTCATAAGAATGAAAGAAGAACTGGAATCCATGGGACTTGTTGTTGCATATAAAGTTTTTGAACTTCCAAAATATGATTTGGTAATTGCAATATGGGAAGACAAAAACGAGATACCTCCACTTTATGTAGAAGTTACTGTTTCAGAACGTGATTAA
- the cofG gene encoding 7,8-didemethyl-8-hydroxy-5-deazariboflavin synthase subunit CofG codes for MTSNLTKEDILKILTATDSEIIKYMSETVKYRENNLITYSKNIFIPLTEICRNNCGYCNFKKNPDDPQAIILKSKDEILESLKEAEQYGCKEAMFAFGEDADEEEIVKLKLAEYGYESMIDYVVDICQMTLDNTTLLPHTNGGNYSYDDLKRLKEVNASMGLMLENSSSRLMELPAHNKSPGKNPQVRLETIENAGKLKIPYTTGILIGIGENKEEIAESLLAIKDLYDKYGHIQEVIIQNFTPIQGIEMENWPEPSFLDMIRTVIAGTLVFKDTDVSIQVPPNLNNDTAQIFLLCGADDWGGVSPVSPDFVNITSPWPGIDELQKLTEDAGFELIERLCVYEKYINSEWLNDLLLEKISNIS; via the coding sequence ATGACATCAAACTTGACTAAAGAAGATATTCTCAAAATATTAACTGCAACTGACAGCGAAATAATAAAATATATGTCTGAAACAGTTAAATATCGAGAGAATAATCTTATTACTTATTCTAAAAATATTTTCATACCATTGACTGAAATCTGCAGAAACAATTGCGGATATTGTAATTTCAAAAAGAACCCTGATGATCCTCAAGCAATAATTCTCAAAAGTAAAGACGAAATATTGGAAAGTTTAAAAGAAGCTGAACAATATGGTTGTAAAGAGGCAATGTTTGCTTTTGGAGAAGATGCAGATGAAGAGGAAATCGTAAAGCTCAAATTAGCTGAATATGGATATGAATCAATGATTGATTATGTTGTTGACATTTGTCAGATGACACTGGATAACACAACATTATTACCACATACCAATGGTGGAAATTATTCATATGATGATTTAAAAAGGCTAAAAGAAGTTAATGCATCAATGGGTTTGATGCTTGAAAATTCATCATCAAGATTAATGGAATTGCCTGCACACAATAAAAGCCCAGGTAAAAATCCTCAAGTCAGATTAGAAACCATTGAAAATGCAGGAAAACTAAAAATTCCTTATACCACAGGGATTTTAATTGGAATTGGTGAAAATAAAGAAGAAATTGCCGAATCATTACTCGCAATTAAGGATTTATATGATAAATACGGCCACATTCAAGAAGTGATTATTCAAAATTTCACTCCAATACAAGGTATTGAAATGGAAAATTGGCCCGAGCCTAGTTTTTTGGATATGATAAGAACCGTAATTGCGGGAACATTGGTATTTAAAGACACCGATGTGAGCATACAAGTTCCACCAAATTTAAACAATGACACTGCACAAATTTTCCTTTTATGCGGTGCCGATGATTGGGGAGGAGTTTCACCAGTGAGCCCTGATTTTGTAAATATTACTTCTCCATGGCCTGGAATTGATGAACTTCAAAAATTAACTGAAGATGCAGGATTTGAATTAATCGAAAGATTATGTGTTTATGAAAAATACATTAACAGCGAATGGTTAAACGATTTATTATTGGAAAAAATTTCTAATATATCCTAG
- a CDS encoding class I SAM-dependent methyltransferase family protein: MKYKKIGDILILDNSYLGNDFEELSIKHNVKTIMKIDHIQGTKREPVYKILFGEETETVNKENGCLFKLDLSKVMWSKGNNNERLRIAKLVNDGETVIDMFAGIGYFSIPIGVHANASEIISIEINPNSYNFLCENIRLNKLNNVTPILGDCKIETPKFKADRIIMGYVKTTHHYLNVAINSLNEGGIIHYHETVPEKLINTRPIERIISQANGRDVELLKINKIKKYAPGVEHVVVDARIY; this comes from the coding sequence ATGAAATATAAAAAAATCGGAGATATCTTAATATTGGATAACAGTTATCTTGGAAATGATTTTGAAGAGTTATCAATAAAACATAATGTTAAAACCATAATGAAAATCGACCATATTCAAGGAACTAAAAGAGAACCTGTCTATAAGATTCTTTTTGGTGAGGAAACCGAAACAGTCAACAAAGAAAATGGATGTTTGTTTAAATTGGATTTATCTAAAGTAATGTGGTCTAAAGGAAACAATAATGAAAGATTAAGGATTGCAAAATTGGTTAATGATGGTGAAACTGTAATTGACATGTTTGCTGGAATTGGTTATTTTTCAATACCTATTGGTGTTCATGCAAATGCCAGTGAAATAATATCAATTGAAATCAATCCTAATTCTTATAATTTCTTATGTGAAAATATCAGGTTAAATAAATTAAATAATGTAACTCCAATTTTAGGAGACTGTAAAATCGAAACTCCCAAATTTAAGGCAGACCGCATAATAATGGGTTATGTCAAGACAACTCACCATTATTTGAATGTTGCTATAAATAGTCTAAATGAAGGTGGAATAATTCATTATCATGAAACCGTTCCTGAAAAATTAATCAATACAAGACCAATTGAAAGGATAATTTCGCAAGCTAACGGTCGTGATGTGGAGTTGCTAAAAATAAATAAAATTAAAAAATATGCTCCTGGTGTAGAGCATGTTGTTGTTGATGCTAGGATATATTAG
- the psmB gene encoding archaeal proteasome endopeptidase complex subunit beta, whose protein sequence is MDDKILEGTTTVGITCKDGVVFASERRASMGNLVAHKVAEKIFKIDDHIVTTIAGSVGDAQSLMKVIEAEVSLYQMRNNDTISVKAAASLTANILRSGPMYVQTLLGGMDGDKPSLYSLDPAGGMIEDTYISTGSGSIVAYGVLEDRFRDDLTTDEGIEIAIRAIRAAAERDTYSGNGYLVAKVDKNGFEMLDNEKINEILEKI, encoded by the coding sequence ATGGATGATAAAATACTAGAAGGTACAACCACCGTCGGAATTACTTGTAAAGATGGAGTTGTATTTGCAAGCGAAAGAAGAGCTAGTATGGGAAACCTTGTAGCTCATAAAGTAGCAGAAAAAATATTTAAAATTGATGATCATATTGTAACAACCATTGCTGGTTCTGTTGGAGATGCTCAAAGTTTAATGAAAGTTATTGAAGCAGAAGTATCATTATACCAAATGAGAAACAATGACACAATCAGTGTTAAAGCAGCTGCATCATTAACTGCAAACATCTTACGTTCCGGACCAATGTATGTTCAAACATTACTTGGAGGAATGGACGGAGATAAACCATCTCTCTACTCACTCGACCCAGCAGGTGGTATGATTGAAGATACTTACATCTCAACTGGATCAGGTTCCATCGTAGCTTACGGTGTTCTTGAAGACAGATTTAGAGATGATTTAACAACTGACGAAGGAATTGAAATAGCTATAAGAGCTATTAGAGCTGCTGCTGAACGTGACACATACTCCGGTAACGGATATTTAGTCGCTAAAGTAGACAAAAACGGCTTTGAAATGTTAGATAATGAAAAAATTAATGAGATTCTTGAAAAAATATAA